From Acidovorax sp. 1608163:
GACCTTTGGCCCCGACTACCTGATCCCCACGCCGTTCGACTCGCGCCTGATCCTCAAGATCGCGCCCGCCGTGGCCAAGGCCGCCGCCGAATCCGGTGTGGCCACGCGCCCCATCGAAGACATGGAGGCTTACAAGGAGAGCCTGTCGCGCTTTGTCTACCAAACCGGCATGCTCATGCGCCCCGTGGTCACAGCCGCCAAGGCCCTGCCTGACGCCCAAAAGCGCGTGGCCTACGCCGATGGCGAAGACGAGCGCGCCCTGCGTGCCGCGCAGATGGCCATCGACGACAAGATTGCCCACCCCATCCTGATCGGCCGCCCCGCCGTGATTGCCGCCCGCATTGAAAAGGCCGGCCTGCGCATGCAGATTGGCAAGGACGTGGAGGTGTGCAACCCTGAAGACGACCCACGTTTCCGCCAATACTGGGAGCACTACCACGCGCTGATGAAGCGCAACGGTGCCACCCCCGAAGTGGCCAAGGCCGCCGTGCGCCGCTCCAACACCATCATCGCTTCGCTGATGGTCAAGCTCGGCGACGCCGACGCCATGATCTGCGGCCTGGTGGGCCTGTACGAAACGCACCTGGAGCGCATCCACAGCATCATCGGCCGCCAGGCGGGCGCCAACGACTACGCCGCACTGAATGCGCTGATGACCAACCAGGGCTCACTGTTCATCGCCGACACCTATGTGAACGAGAACCCCACGGCCGAGCAACTGGCCGACATCGCCTGGATGTCGGTGCAGGAAGTGCAGCGCTTTGGCATTCCGGCCAAGGTGGCGTTTTTGTCGCACTCGAGCTACGGCTCGTCCAAGCGCCCCTCGGCCCGCAAGATGCGCGAAGCACGCGACATCTTCGTGGCGCGCCACCCCGAGATCGAGTGCGATGGCGAACTGCACGGCGATGCCGCGCTGGAACCCGGCATCCGCAAGAGCTACATGGCCGAAGGCGATTCGACCCTGAGCGGCTCGGCCAACCTGCTGGTCTGCCCGAACATCGACGCTGCCAACATCCTCTACAACGTGCTCAAGACCACCACCAGCGGTGGCGTGACGGTGGGCCCGATCCTGATGGGCTCGGCCGCCACGGCCTACATCCTGACGCCTGCGGCCACCGTGCGCCGCGTGTTCAATATGACAGCCCTGGCCGTGGCCAGCGCTGCAGCGCGCGTGGCCTGATCGATTCGCCCTCCCCAAAAAGAAAGGCCCTTCGGGGCCTTTCTTTTTGGGGAGGGATTGAACCGCAGACTTGAACACGGTCGCGTCAGTGCACGGCCACATCCACAAAGTCCGCCACCGGCGGCAGGTGCTCCGCCAGCCATTCCGAGTCCAGCTGCAGCGCCTGCTTGATCTCCTCAGGCAGGCTGGCAATCGTGTCGGCGGGGGACTTGGGCTCTTCCAGCCCGATCTCTGCCAGCAGCATGGCCACATGCACGATGCCGCCCAGACGGCAGAACGGGGTCGCGGCCACGGGGTCTTCGGCGGTTTCCAGGGCCCGCACGATCGAATCGGGGAAGCGCCAGCGTTTGGCCAGCTCGGCCGTCACCTGCGCCTCGGTAAAGCCCAGCAGGCGCTTTTCACGCTCCCAGCGGCCGCCCGCCTGGTGGGGCAGTTGCTCAATGGCAGCCATTTGCTCTGGCGCCTTTTGCGCAATGATCAACTCGCCAATGCGCACCAAGAACCCGGCCAGCCAGGACTGCTGCACATCCGAGCCCAGCGTGCGCGCCAGCCACTGCGCATACCCTGCAGTGGCCATGCTCTCCTTCCAGAAGGCATCGGCCTCCACACCCGGCGTGTCTTTGAACATGCCACTCATGCAAGCCGCCAATGCCAGGGTGCGCACCTGGTTCAGCCCCACCAGGGTCAGCGCATCATCCAGCGTGGCCACCTGTCGCGCCAGCCCAAAGCGGGCGCTGTTGGCCAGGCGGATGAGCTTGGCCGTCAGGGCCGGGTCACGCGCGATGGCATTGCGCACCTTCTCAAACGGGATGTCGTCGTCCTGCATCGTCGCCACCAGGTCCCGCGCCACGTCGGGCATGGTGGGCAACTGCACGTTGTCAAAAAACTCGGTCAGATGTGGCATGGGTGAGCCCTCTCGTGGGTCTTTAAAGAACCCGAAGACGCAAGCCTTCGCGCTGCAGTGCAACGGGCTGCGCACCCATCCCCAGGAACCCTGTCCAGCAGCGCCTGTGGTCTGCGAGGCAATGCCCTGATTTTTGGATGCTGCGACTTCGTTGTACCACCGCGGCCGCGCCCCCGTCTGCGTGTTTGTCCCAATCCGTTGCAACGGCGCACGCACCATTTCGGGAAACCCTCCATGCCCAGCCGCACCACTTCGGTGAAGAATGGTTTGACGCGCTGAGCCACCCCTGTCAAAACCCGGTAATGTGTTTGAAAGCGGGCATCGTTTTTGCTGACTAGCCTGTACAGGCACCCTCTTCCTTCTCTTCTTATTTGGCAACCGCCAGGAGCTATCCCATGAAAAAAAGAACGTTCATGCACACTGCAGCAGCACTGGCGCTGGCCAGCGCATTGCCTGTGGCGCATGCGCAAAGCACGCCCATCAAGTTCCAGCTGGACTGGCGCTTTGAAGGCCCGGCTGCGCTGTTTTTGCAGCCTGCCGCCAAGGGCTACTTCAAGGCCGCAGGGCTGGACGTGACGGTGGACGCTGGCAACGGATCGGGCGGCGCAGTGCAGCGCGTGGCCTCGGGCACCTACGACATGGGCTTTGCTGACCTGGCCGCCGTGATGGAGTTCCACGCCAACAACCCCGACGCGCAGAACAAACCGGTGGCGGTGATGATGGTCTACAACAACACGCCCGCATCGGTGATGGCGCTCAAGAAAAGCGGCATCGCCACGCCCGCCGACCTGGCTGGCAAAAAGCTGGGCGCCCCGGTGTTCGATGCAGGCCGCCGCGCCTTCCCCATCTTCCAAAAAGCCAACAAGGTCGGCAACGTGCAATGGACGGCCATGGACCCCCCACTGCGCGAGACCATGCTGGTGCGCGGCGACGTGGATGCCATCACTGGCTTCACCTTCACCTCGCTGCTGAACCTGGAAGCCCGGGGCGTGAAGACTGCCGACGTTGTCGTGCTGCCTTATGCCGACTTTGGCGTGAAGCTGTACGGCAACGTGATCATTGCGTCGCCCAAGCTCATCAAGGAGAACCCGGCCGCCGTCAAGGCCTTCCTGTCGGCCTTCACCAAAGGGGCCAAGGAAGTCATCGCCAACCCCGCTGCCGCCATCGAGCATGTGCGCGCACGCGATGGCATCGTGAACGTGGCACTGGAGACGCGCCGCCTGCAACTGGCCATCGACACCGTGGTCAACAGCGCCGATGCACGCGCCGAAGGCTTCGGCCAAGCCAAACCGGGCCGCCTGTCGCTGATGGCGTCGCAGGTGTCCGACGCTTTCAACACCAAGACCCGCGTGAACGCAGACGATGTGTGGAACGGCAGCTTCTTGCCCAGCGCCACCGAGCTGAACATCCTGCCGAAGAAATAAGCCCCGCCTGCGCCACTATCAATTCAATAGCTGCTAGCGCTTATCCAATAAGCGCTAGAGGCATTTTTTACTTAAAACCATGCAGGCTGCCGAATCCTATTTCGTGGATTTTCGCGATGTCTGGCTCGCCTACAACGACGAGCTGCGCGCGCAGAACCACTTTGCGGTCGAAGCCATCGACCTGCAAATCCGCCAGGGCGAGTTCATTGCCATCGTCGGTCCGTCGGGCTGTGGCAAGTCCACCTTCATGAAGCTGGCCACGGGGCTGAAGATGCCATCGATGGGCAAAATCCTCATCGACGGCCAGCCCGTAACCGGGCCACTCAAAGTTTCGGGCATGGCGTTCCAGGCGCCCTCGCTGCTGCCCTGGCGCACCACAGTCAACAACGTGCTGCTACCACTGGAAATCGTGGAGCCCTACCGCAGCCACTTCAAGCAAAAGCGCAAGGAATACGAAGAGCGTGCCCGCAAGCTGCTGCAAAAGGTGGGGCTGGCGGGGTACGAGGACAAGTTCCCCTGGCAGCTGTCGGGTGGCATGCAGCAGCGCGCCAGCATCTGCCGCGCCCTCATCCACGAGCCCAAGATGCTGCTGCTGGACGAGCCCTTCGGCGCGCTGGACGCCTTCACGCGCGAGGAGCTGTGGTGCATCCTGCGCGACCTGCAGGCCGAGCAGAAGTTCAACGTCATCCTGGTCACGCACGACCTGCGCGAAAGTGCCTTTCTGGCCGACACGGTGTACGTGATGAGCAAGAGCCCCGGCCGCTTTGTGGTCAAGCGTGAGATTGACCTGCCCCGCCCCCGGGACCTGGAAGTGACCTACACCAAAGAGTTCACCGACATCGTGCACGAGCTGCGCGGCCACATTGGCGCCATGCGAAAAGCTGGCGCGCCCATCCAGCAATAAGGCCAGACCCCATGCACAAAAAAACCGTAGAACGCTGGTCCCCCTGGCTGCTGCTCGCGGCCACCATCTTGCTGTGGCAAATCATCTGCTCGGCCTTCAATGTGTCCGAGTTCATCTTCCCCAGCCCCTGGGCCATTGGCACGCAGCTGGTGGAGTTTGGTGGCGTCATCGCAGGCCATGCCTGGCGCACCTTTTGGGTCACCATGGCGGGGTTTGGTATCGCCATCGTCGTGGGGGTGCTGCTGGGCTTTGTGATTGGCAGCTCGCGCCTGGCCTATGCCGCCGTGTACCCGCTGATGACGGCCTTCAACGCCCTGCCCAAAGCGGCCTTCGTTCCCATCCTCGTGGTGTGGTTCGGCATTGGGGTGGGTCCCGCCATCCTCACGGCCTTTCTCATCAGCTTCTTCCCCATCATGGTCAACATCGCCACGGGCCTGGCCACGCTGGAGCCCGAGCTCGAAGACGTGCTGCGCGTGCTGGGCGCCAAGCGCTGGGATGTACTGACCAAGGTGGGCCTGCCCCGCTCACTGCCTTACTTCTATGGCTCACTCAAGGTCGCCATCACCCTGGCCTTTGTGGGCACCACGGTGAGCGAGATGACGGCCGCCAACGAAGGCATCGGCTACCTGCTCATCAGCGCGGGCTCGTCCATGCAAATGGGCCTGGCCTTTGCCGGGCTGATGGTGGTGGGCGCGATGGCGATGGCCATGTACGAGCTGTTCAGCTGGGTCGAGAAGCGCACCACAGGGTGGGCGCACCGAGGTTCCCAGGGCGAATGAGCCAGGCGCGGGGGGGCCGTCCGGTCGGCACTTCCCCGCATGCCCCCGCTCAGGGAAAAGACCGGCGCGAAGGAAAGTCTCCGTCCGACTCCCACAGCCCAGGCTGCGTGCGCGCACGCACGGCCCAGCCCTGCTTTGTTTGCATGTAGCGGCGGTAGCGGGTCGTGAAGTGCCCCTCCTGCGGCTCGCTGCGGACCGACAGCAATTGCTCCGCAGCGCCCACCCGCACCCTCTTCCATGCGGCCTTGCCGGTGTGGGCCAGCACGATGGGCTGCCACTGCCCCCTTGCAGCGCGGGCCTGTGCAGGCGCCAGTCGGTTGCCCATGACCTGGATTGGCCGGGTCAGCAAGCCGCTATAGCTGCCTGCAGGCGCCGTCAAGTCCACAGTGACCAGCACCGTGGGGACATGTGCACCGCGCAGCAAAGCGTGGTCTAGCCGGGCCAGAGGGGCCTCCAGCGTGACGCTGTCCACCAAGGCTCCGTCGCAACCCCGAAGCTGCAAAACGGCGGGGGCGCCAGGGGCTGGGTCGCCACTGGCCCACAGGCGGTCCAGCGCATAGGGTGTCAGCCTGTCATCAAGCATCAGCGCCACCGTCTGGCAGCCCACAGCCAGCCGATCCCCGGCAGACGCCAAAGAATGGGCGGCGACCAGCACAAGCGCCAGCCAAGGGGACTTCAACGTCATGATCAGGGCACCTCGATACCGGAAGAAACAACACCCTGGATGGCCGCGAACGCAGGCAGGTGCAAATCAAAATGAAGCGGCATTGTAGGCAGCCGCACCGCACCAGAAGCTGGGACACAGGCGCCAGGGCTGCCAAACAAGAAAGACTTTGGCGTCTGCCCGCGAACGCGAACCCACCCATCGCGCACGCCATGGCCCGCCACACTCCCCCATGCGCTTGACATAGCCAACACCTGGGCCAAACCCCAGCCGCTACACTCCCCGCCTCGAATGACAACAGGATCCTGCACATGCGGTTGGACGTTTTCTTGCGCCCACTGGCGCTGCTGATTTGCGCGGGCCTTGCTGCATGCGGCGGCACACAGCCCACCCAGCCTGTGGCGGCCGCACCGGCCACAGCCACCACGGCAGCGCCCACAGTGCCCCCCATCAAGGTCGGCATCGCTTTGGGTGGCGGCGCAGCCAAAGGCTTTGCACACATCGGCGTGATCAAGATGCTGGAGGCCAACGGCTTCGCGCCCGCTGTGGTCTCTGGCACCAGCGCAGGCAGCGTGGTCGGTGCGCTGTATGCCAGCGGCATGAACGCTTTTGAGATGCAGGAAAAAGCCGTGGCACTGGACGAGGCCAAAATCCGCGACCTGCAGTGGTCGTCCGGCGGCCTGCTGCAAGGCCAGAAGCTGGAAGACTATGTGAACGAACAAGTGCGCCGCAAACCTCTGGAGCAAATGACCAAGCCCTTCGTGGCCGTGGCCACGCGGCTCGAAGACGGCGAACGTACCGTGTTTGCACGCGGCAACACGGGCCAGGCCGTGCGCGCATCGAGCAGCGTGCCGGGCGTGTTCCAGCCCGTCACCATCGGCAAGTACCACTTTGTGGACGGCGGCATCGTAAGCCCCGTGCCGGTGGATGCTGCGCGCCAGTTGGGAGCCGATATCGTGATCGCCGTGGACATCTCCAACAAGGCCCGAGGCCAATCGCCCGGCGACATGCTGGGCACGCTGGGCCAGTCCATCGCCATCATGGGCCAAAAGCTCGGCCAGGCCGAACTGGCCCGCGCCGACGTCATCATCCGCCCCCAGGTGCTGGACATTGGCTCAGCCGATTTCAGCCAACGCGCCAATGCCATCCTGGAAGGTGAAAAGGCCGCCCTGGCCGTGATGCCCCAAATCCGCGAACGCATCGCCCAACTGCAAACCGACCGTGCCAACGCTGCGCGCACCGCCCAGCAAAAAGCAGCCGAAGCCCAGTACCAAGCCTGCCTTGAAAAACGCAGCAGCCTGCAAAAGCTGGCAGGCATGGCCCGGCTGGACGACTCCTGCTCGGCGCCGAAGTAAATCCGTCAGCGAGACGCAGGCCGCCGATGGCTATCGGCCTTCGTCCAGCTCCTGCCGCGTGGGCAAGCCATCGGCATCGCCAGGGAACTGCACCACGCGGGCGCCAATGGCATTGCCACGCGCAGCGGCTTGCGCCAGCGCCAGGCCTTCCAGCAGGCCACTGACCACGCCCACGGCAAAGCCGTCGCCCGCGCCCACGGTGTCCACCACGCGTTCCACGCGCAGGCCGGGGGCCATGCCACATGCGCCGCCTTGCTGCGCGTAGTACGCCCCCTCGGGGCCGAGTTTGACGACCACTTGCCTTGCGCCACGCTCCAGATAGAAGACAGCGATGTCTTCAGCCGTGTGTCGACCAGTGAGCTGGCGGCCTTCGGCCAGGCCAGGCAGCACGGTGTCGCTGAGCGCGGCCAGAGCGTTGATGCATTCGGCCATGGCCTCGGTTGAGGGCCACAGGCGCGGGCGCAGGTTGGGGTCAAACGAGATGGACGCACCGGCCGCACGGGCCTGTCTGGCGAGGTAAAAGGCCAGTTCGCGCGTGGTGGGCGACAGTGCGGGGGTAATGCCGGTAAGGTGCAGGTGGCGCGCGGGAAAGGTGTTGCCCTCATCCACGGGCGCATCGGCCACACTCAGGTGGCTGGCGGCCGAGCCCTTGCGGAAGTATTCGATCTGCGGGTCGCTGCCATCGTCGCTGCGGGTCTTGAGCATGAAGCCCGTGGGGTGGGAGGCGTCGGCCACCACGTAGCGCGTGTCAATGCCTTCATGGGCGAGCACGCCGCGCAGAAAGTTGCCGAACGAGTCCTGCCCCAGGCGCGTGATGTAACCGGTAGCAAGGCCCAGGCGGGCGAGGCCAGTGGCCACATTCAGCTCGGCCCCCGCAGGCACGCGGCGAAAGTCAGGCACCACATGCAGCTCGCCCGGCTGCAAGGCCATGAACAAAGCCATGGGCTCGCCGACGGTGAGCACGTCCAGGGCCTGGACGGTGGAGGTAGAGGTCTGTGCCGTGTTCATCACATCACCGCGCCCAGTTGCCAGGGCAGGAATTCGTTGTCACCCAGGCCATTGTCTTCGCTCTTGCTGCGCTGGCCCGAGGCCGTGGCCACCATGAGCTGCAGCAGCGCGGCGCCGGCCTCCTGGATGGTCTGGCGGCCATCCACAATGCCACCGCAGTCAAAGTCCATGTCCAGCGACATGCGCGTGAACATGGGCGTGTTGGAGGCCAGCTTGAGCGAGGGCGTGGGCTTGCAGCCGTAGGTGGAGCCGCGCCCGGTGGTAAAGCAGATCAGGTTGGCGCCGCCAGCCACCTGGCCGGTGGCCGAGACCGGGTCGTAGCCCGGCGTGTCCATAAACACCAGGCCGTGGGCACGCACGGGCTCGGCGTACTCCACCACGTCCATCAGCCCCGTGCTGCCCGCCTTGGCCACGGCACCCAGCGATTTTTCGAGGATGGTGGTGATGCCCCCGGCCTTGTTGCCGGGCGAAGGGTTGTTGTTGAGGTCGCCACCATGCAGGGCGGCATAACCCTCCCACCAGGCCAGGCGCTGGAGCAACTTGTCGGCCACGGCCGGCGACGCGGCGCGGTGCGTGAGCAGGTGCTCGGCGCCATAGATTTCGGGAGTCTCCGACAGGATGGCTGTGCCGCCCTGCTGCACCAGCAGGTCCACCGCCGCACCCAGCACCGGGTTGGCGCTGATGCCGGAGTAGCCATCCGAGCCACCACACTGCAGCCCCACGGTGAGGTGCTTCAGTGGCACCGGCTCGCGCCGCGCCTGGTTGGCCTGTGCCAGCATGCCCTGCAGCACGGCCTTGCCCTGGGCAATGGTCTCGCGCGTACCGCCTTCGTCCTGGATGGTCAGCGTAGCAAACATGCCCGGTGTGCGGGCGCTGAGTGTTTCCACCAGCGGGGCGATCTGGTTGACCTCGCAACCCAGGCCAATGACCAGCACGCCCGCAAAGTTGGGGTGGTTGGCATAGCCGCGCAGCGTGCGCTGCAGCAGCGCCAGCCCTTCGCCGTTGCCGCCCATGCCGCAGCCGCTGCCGTGGGTGATGGCAACCACGCCGTCCACGTTGGGGAAGGCGGCCAGTGCTTCATCCTTGAACGCATCAGCGATATGGCGGCACACGGTGGCCGAGCAGTTCACGCTGGCGATCACGCCCAGGTAGTTGCGCGTGGCCACGCGGCCATCGGGGCGCACATAGCCATCAAACGTGAGCGGCTGCGGCGCCACGGCCGTGGGCTGGTAACCAGCCCCGGCGGTGTGGGCGTGCTGGGATTCGGCCATGCCCACGTTGTGCACGTGCACATGGGCACCCATCGGAATGTCCACCGTGGCCACACCGATGTTCTGCCCGTACTTGAGCACAGGCGCGCCTTGCGCGATGGGCCGCAACGCCACCTTATGGCCTGAGGCAATGGCATCGCGCAGCACCAGGGTGTGCACGCCCACCTGCAGGGTGGCGCCGGCCTCCAGGGCCTGGCGTGCAACGGCCACGTTGTCGGCCGCACTCAACTGGAGGGCCGCTGGGGGAAGAGACTGCGTGGGGGTGTTCATGGTGAGAAGGACGGGTTGGGTGGCAATGCACCGCACAGCGGTGGCATCGCCAGCTCAAGGGAGGGTGGAGGCCATGGCCGCCTGCAGGCGCGGCTGGGCCAGATCGGGCGCATGCTCTGCCGCCAGCGCCAGGATGGGGCCAAAGCGGCGCTGCTTCTTTTGCGCATGGTTTTGCGCAATGTCGGCAATGCGGTGGTTCAGGAAGGGGTTCTCAAACCGCTCGCGCACGTCCACCAGATAGGCATCGGCCTGCGCCCGTGCGGCCAAGCCCAGGGCGCTGAACACGGGCAGGATCTCCTGCGTCCACAGCGCTTCCAGGGCAGCGCGCAGCGGTGCATCGGCCATAGCCTCTCGCACGGTTTCGTCGGCACGGCGGCCCTCTTGCAACCAGCGCTCAGCCAGAAACGTGTGGCCCGCATTGAGCAAAAAGAGCTTGAGGCGCTCGTAGAACGCCAGGTCGTCGGTCAACACGATGCAGGGGTGCTTGCACGGCAGCTGCAGCCGGTCCTGGCGCTCAACCACCCACACGGCATAGGGCTCGGCCACAGCGCCCACGGGCTCGATGGCCTCCGAGACGATGCGGTCCACCAGCGAGTTGGCCCACACGCAGTGCGCGCCCAGCCAGGCAAGGAAGGCCTCAGGTTGCCCCCATTGCCGCGCCAGGTCCACGACCACGTCGCGCAGCACCTCGCCATTGCGTTCAATCAGCTCACAGGGCAGCAGCGTCAGGGGCAACTGCGGCGCGGCACGCCAGCGCCCCTGCAGCAGCACCAGCAGCTTGGCCGGAAAGCTGTGGGGCGCAGGCCGGCCCTCGGCCAGCGCCCCAGCCGTGTCGCGCTCGTCCAGCAGATAGCCTTTGTCGGCGGTGTTGGATACCACCACGCGCACCTCGGTCGCCATGGCGGCGCGCAGCGCGGGCCAGTGGCGGGATGCCTGCCAGGCCTCGCGCACTGCCGTGCACTGCACGGTGTCATCAATGCGTTGGCCGCCCGACAGCCCCTGGATGCGCACCGGGTAGCCACGGCCCTGGGCCAGGGCGGCAATGCGTGCGGCACCGTCGGGCCGGTCCGTGGTCTGAACCACGGTGATGCCTCCCAGCGCATCGCTGGCACCGTGGCTGTGCGCCAGCGCCTGCGACACGAACAGGTCCACATGCGCCAGCAGAAAACGGCTGGTGCCAAACTGAAGAATCGGAAGAGCCATGTCTGTGCGCCCCGGGTTCAGACTTCCACGATGGCTTTGACCACGCGTTGCGCCGGGTCGAGCAACTGCGCAAAGTCGGCAGGCACCTGGGCCAGGGGCATGCGGTGCGTGTTGAGCGCGGCGGTGGGCACCTTGCCTTCGCGCATAGCAGCAATCACGGTCTCGAAGTCTTCGGTGGTTGCGTTTCGGCTGCCCAGCAGCGTGGTCTCGCGCTTGTGGAACTCGGGGTCGGAGAAGGTGATGGTGTCGCGCACGACCGAGATCAGCACGTAGGTGCCGCCATGGGCCACAAAGCCAAAGCCCCGCTCAATGGCCTTGCCGTTGCCCGTGGCGTCGAACACCATGTCAAAAAACTCGCCCTGGGTGGCGGCAGACAGCTGGTCCACATCGCCTTCGCCCAGCGCCACGGTGCCCGCCACGCCCAGCTCGCGCTGGCAAAAATCCAGGCGGTCCTGGCGGCCATCCAGCGCCGTGACAGTGGCCCCGCGCAGCCGCGCAAAAATCATCGCGGCCATGCCGATGGGCCCCGCTCCCACCACCAGCACACGCTGGCCAGGCTGGACGTTGCCCCTGCGCACCGCGTGCGCGCCGATGGCCAGAAACTCCACCATGGCGGCCTGGTCCAGCGTCACGCCCTCGGCCTTGTGCACGAAGGCTTCAGGCA
This genomic window contains:
- a CDS encoding NADP-dependent malic enzyme gives rise to the protein MTQSLSAAEQALRDAAREYHRNPSRGKIAVTPTKPLSNQRDLSLAYSPGVAYPCLDIAADPSKAFDYTSRGNLVAVITNGTAVLGLGDIGPLASKPVMEGKGCLFKKFAGVDVFDIELAERDPDKLIEIIASLEPTLGGINLEDIKAPECFYIEQELSKRMNIPVFHDDQHGTAIISSAALLNGLELVGKDIGSVKLAVSGAGAAAIACLNVMVGLGVKRENIFVCDSKGVIYEGRPGGYDESKAQYAQKTDARTLADAVNGADVFLGCSAPGVLTAEMVKTMAAKPIILALANPEPEIRPELAKAVRPDCIIATGRSDYPNQVNNVLCFPYIFRGALDCGATKITEAMKLACVRQIADLAKADISEEVANAYAGKELTFGPDYLIPTPFDSRLILKIAPAVAKAAAESGVATRPIEDMEAYKESLSRFVYQTGMLMRPVVTAAKALPDAQKRVAYADGEDERALRAAQMAIDDKIAHPILIGRPAVIAARIEKAGLRMQIGKDVEVCNPEDDPRFRQYWEHYHALMKRNGATPEVAKAAVRRSNTIIASLMVKLGDADAMICGLVGLYETHLERIHSIIGRQAGANDYAALNALMTNQGSLFIADTYVNENPTAEQLADIAWMSVQEVQRFGIPAKVAFLSHSSYGSSKRPSARKMREARDIFVARHPEIECDGELHGDAALEPGIRKSYMAEGDSTLSGSANLLVCPNIDAANILYNVLKTTTSGGVTVGPILMGSAATAYILTPAATVRRVFNMTALAVASAAARVA
- a CDS encoding HDOD domain-containing protein, coding for MPHLTEFFDNVQLPTMPDVARDLVATMQDDDIPFEKVRNAIARDPALTAKLIRLANSARFGLARQVATLDDALTLVGLNQVRTLALAACMSGMFKDTPGVEADAFWKESMATAGYAQWLARTLGSDVQQSWLAGFLVRIGELIIAQKAPEQMAAIEQLPHQAGGRWEREKRLLGFTEAQVTAELAKRWRFPDSIVRALETAEDPVAATPFCRLGGIVHVAMLLAEIGLEEPKSPADTIASLPEEIKQALQLDSEWLAEHLPPVADFVDVAVH
- a CDS encoding ABC transporter substrate-binding protein produces the protein MKKRTFMHTAAALALASALPVAHAQSTPIKFQLDWRFEGPAALFLQPAAKGYFKAAGLDVTVDAGNGSGGAVQRVASGTYDMGFADLAAVMEFHANNPDAQNKPVAVMMVYNNTPASVMALKKSGIATPADLAGKKLGAPVFDAGRRAFPIFQKANKVGNVQWTAMDPPLRETMLVRGDVDAITGFTFTSLLNLEARGVKTADVVVLPYADFGVKLYGNVIIASPKLIKENPAAVKAFLSAFTKGAKEVIANPAAAIEHVRARDGIVNVALETRRLQLAIDTVVNSADARAEGFGQAKPGRLSLMASQVSDAFNTKTRVNADDVWNGSFLPSATELNILPKK
- a CDS encoding ABC transporter ATP-binding protein, which translates into the protein MQAAESYFVDFRDVWLAYNDELRAQNHFAVEAIDLQIRQGEFIAIVGPSGCGKSTFMKLATGLKMPSMGKILIDGQPVTGPLKVSGMAFQAPSLLPWRTTVNNVLLPLEIVEPYRSHFKQKRKEYEERARKLLQKVGLAGYEDKFPWQLSGGMQQRASICRALIHEPKMLLLDEPFGALDAFTREELWCILRDLQAEQKFNVILVTHDLRESAFLADTVYVMSKSPGRFVVKREIDLPRPRDLEVTYTKEFTDIVHELRGHIGAMRKAGAPIQQ
- a CDS encoding ABC transporter permease, which encodes MHKKTVERWSPWLLLAATILLWQIICSAFNVSEFIFPSPWAIGTQLVEFGGVIAGHAWRTFWVTMAGFGIAIVVGVLLGFVIGSSRLAYAAVYPLMTAFNALPKAAFVPILVVWFGIGVGPAILTAFLISFFPIMVNIATGLATLEPELEDVLRVLGAKRWDVLTKVGLPRSLPYFYGSLKVAITLAFVGTTVSEMTAANEGIGYLLISAGSSMQMGLAFAGLMVVGAMAMAMYELFSWVEKRTTGWAHRGSQGE
- a CDS encoding patatin-like phospholipase family protein, encoding MRLDVFLRPLALLICAGLAACGGTQPTQPVAAAPATATTAAPTVPPIKVGIALGGGAAKGFAHIGVIKMLEANGFAPAVVSGTSAGSVVGALYASGMNAFEMQEKAVALDEAKIRDLQWSSGGLLQGQKLEDYVNEQVRRKPLEQMTKPFVAVATRLEDGERTVFARGNTGQAVRASSSVPGVFQPVTIGKYHFVDGGIVSPVPVDAARQLGADIVIAVDISNKARGQSPGDMLGTLGQSIAIMGQKLGQAELARADVIIRPQVLDIGSADFSQRANAILEGEKAALAVMPQIRERIAQLQTDRANAARTAQQKAAEAQYQACLEKRSSLQKLAGMARLDDSCSAPK
- a CDS encoding sugar kinase, encoding MNTAQTSTSTVQALDVLTVGEPMALFMALQPGELHVVPDFRRVPAGAELNVATGLARLGLATGYITRLGQDSFGNFLRGVLAHEGIDTRYVVADASHPTGFMLKTRSDDGSDPQIEYFRKGSAASHLSVADAPVDEGNTFPARHLHLTGITPALSPTTRELAFYLARQARAAGASISFDPNLRPRLWPSTEAMAECINALAALSDTVLPGLAEGRQLTGRHTAEDIAVFYLERGARQVVVKLGPEGAYYAQQGGACGMAPGLRVERVVDTVGAGDGFAVGVVSGLLEGLALAQAAARGNAIGARVVQFPGDADGLPTRQELDEGR
- a CDS encoding UxaA family hydrolase, with protein sequence MNTPTQSLPPAALQLSAADNVAVARQALEAGATLQVGVHTLVLRDAIASGHKVALRPIAQGAPVLKYGQNIGVATVDIPMGAHVHVHNVGMAESQHAHTAGAGYQPTAVAPQPLTFDGYVRPDGRVATRNYLGVIASVNCSATVCRHIADAFKDEALAAFPNVDGVVAITHGSGCGMGGNGEGLALLQRTLRGYANHPNFAGVLVIGLGCEVNQIAPLVETLSARTPGMFATLTIQDEGGTRETIAQGKAVLQGMLAQANQARREPVPLKHLTVGLQCGGSDGYSGISANPVLGAAVDLLVQQGGTAILSETPEIYGAEHLLTHRAASPAVADKLLQRLAWWEGYAALHGGDLNNNPSPGNKAGGITTILEKSLGAVAKAGSTGLMDVVEYAEPVRAHGLVFMDTPGYDPVSATGQVAGGANLICFTTGRGSTYGCKPTPSLKLASNTPMFTRMSLDMDFDCGGIVDGRQTIQEAGAALLQLMVATASGQRSKSEDNGLGDNEFLPWQLGAVM
- a CDS encoding mannitol dehydrogenase family protein — its product is MALPILQFGTSRFLLAHVDLFVSQALAHSHGASDALGGITVVQTTDRPDGAARIAALAQGRGYPVRIQGLSGGQRIDDTVQCTAVREAWQASRHWPALRAAMATEVRVVVSNTADKGYLLDERDTAGALAEGRPAPHSFPAKLLVLLQGRWRAAPQLPLTLLPCELIERNGEVLRDVVVDLARQWGQPEAFLAWLGAHCVWANSLVDRIVSEAIEPVGAVAEPYAVWVVERQDRLQLPCKHPCIVLTDDLAFYERLKLFLLNAGHTFLAERWLQEGRRADETVREAMADAPLRAALEALWTQEILPVFSALGLAARAQADAYLVDVRERFENPFLNHRIADIAQNHAQKKQRRFGPILALAAEHAPDLAQPRLQAAMASTLP